A stretch of the Salvelinus fontinalis isolate EN_2023a chromosome 22, ASM2944872v1, whole genome shotgun sequence genome encodes the following:
- the LOC129820396 gene encoding G-protein coupled receptor 20, with amino-acid sequence MEILTSLVVNATPEDMNSTSNPQWGVPYLKKLVHLDEGLYQEFYGLWVTLMVVNTLMFVVGVVLNSLALYIFCLPSQISSAPVVYTINLAVADLLVALSLPARIALYHSGGGCLACSYFHTFSYFVNMYCSILFLTSICVDRYIAVVWAGAGRRWRSPGVAKGVSVGIWLFAVVVTYSFQTTALEIKATSCCRLTALFALSFLEFLLPLVVIVTFTLRVACALTDPRLMPQSQGRRARAVRLLVAVLVVFSICFMPFHVRQALVYFRMGGDRAQQVLAYHATVTLSSLNSCLDPVVYCFVTDSFRSAMRRACRKRPGAEAERTSGGDVASGLRSSKGSGTAMAIAHSVATLTLTPCTLHQREMSA; translated from the exons ATGGAGATTCTCACGTCCTTGGTGGTCAATGCAACACCTGAAGACATGAACAGTACTTCCAACCCCCAGTGGGGGGTGCCCTACCTGAAGAAACTAGTCCACCTGGACGAGGGCCTGTACCAGGAGTTCTACGGCCTGTGGGTGACCCTGATGGTGGTCAACACCCTGATGTTCGTGGTGGGTGTGGTCCTTAACAGCCTGGCCCTGTACATCTTCTGCCTGCCCTCCCAGATCTCCTCCGCCCCTGTGGTCTATACCATCAACCTGGCCGTGGCTGACCTTTTGGTGGCGCTCTCGCTCCCTGCCCGCATTGCCCTCTACCACAGCGGTGGAGGGTGTCTGGCCTGCTCCTACTTTCACACGTTCAGCTACTTCGTCAACATGTACTGCAGCATCCTCTTCCTCACCAGTATCTGTGTGGACCGCTATATAGCCGTGGTGTGGGCCGGGGCCGGGCGCCGCTGGAGGAGCCCTGGGGTCGCTAAGGGAGTCAGTGTGGGGATCTGGCTCTTCGCTGTGGTGGTCACTTACTCCTTCCAGACCACGGCGCTGGAGATCAAGGCCACGTCATGCTGCCGCCTCACCGCCCTCTTTGCCCTGTCCTTCCTGGAGTTCCTGCTCCCCCTGGTGGTCATCGTGACATTCACACTCAGGGTGGCATGCGCCCTGACCGACCCCAGGCTGATGCCTCAGAGCCAGGGCCGGAGGGCCAGAGCAGTCAGGCTCCTGGTGGCTGTCTTGGTTGTCTTCTCCATCTGCTTCATGCCCTTCCACGTGCGCCAGGCGTTGGTGTATTTCCGGATGGGGGGTGACAGAGCACAGCAGGTGTTGGCGTACCACGCCACTGTGACCCTCAGCAGCCTCAACAGCTGCCTGGACCCAGTGGTCTATTGCTTTGTGACGGACAGCTTCCGCTCGGCCATGCGGCGGGCCTGCAGGAAGAGGCCAGGG GCGGAGGCGGAGAGGACCAGTGGAGGGGACGTTGCCAGTGGACTAAGGAGTTCAAAAGGATCAGGGACAGCCATGGCTATCGCTCACAGTGTGGCCACACTGACTCTCACCCCCTGCACCCTGCATCAGAGGGAGATGTCTGCATAG